A genomic window from Vigna radiata var. radiata cultivar VC1973A chromosome 2, Vradiata_ver6, whole genome shotgun sequence includes:
- the LOC106755786 gene encoding serine/threonine-protein kinase UCNL codes for MDSTTTAPPPLQELELDNLKALKVLGKGAMGTVFLVHDTTTNNFPFALKVVDKTCIHAKRDAERRARWEIQVLSTLSHPFLPTLLGSFESPQFLAWALPYCPGGDLNVLRYRQTDHAFSPTVIRFYVAEILCALHHLHSMGIAYRDLKPENVLIQNNGHITLTDFDLSRKLTLKPKPLLTSMPVPNPKLKEPRRKHRRNFSRWIPLPPLDGNRRKANSNALKKAKSARVSPVSRRKLSFSNGERSNSFVGTEEYVSPEVVRGDGHEFAVDWWSLGILIYEMLYGKTPFKGKNRKETFRNVLTKAPEFVGKRTALTDLIEKLLMKDPTRRLGYTRGAEEIKEHEFFRGVKWEHLTEVVRPPFIPSRDDGSAESMEKLSGGNSGMDIRDYFQNLKSVPASPSESPSAFPSSPRWQLKRNVSLTEF; via the coding sequence ATGGATTCGACGACAACAGCTCCTCCCCCGTTGCAGGAGCTGGAGCTCGACAACCTCAAAGCTCTCAAAGTCCTAGGAAAAGGTGCCATGGGGACCGTCTTCCTCGTCCACGACACCACCACCAACAACTTCCCCTTCGCCTTGAAAGTCGTCGACAAAACCTGCATCCACGCAAAGCGCGACGCTGAACGCCGCGCGCGTTGGGAAATCCAAGTCCTTTCAACTCTCTCCCATCCCTTTCTTCCTACCCTCCTGGGATCATTCGAGTCCCCACAGTTCTTAGCCTGGGCCCTACCCTACTGTCCCGGCGGCGACCTCAACGTCCTCCGCTACCGTCAAACCGACCACGCCTTCTCCCCCACCGTCATCCGCTTCTACGTAGCAGAAATCCTCTGCGCGCTCCACCATCTCCATTCTATGGGCATAGCATACCGTGACCTCAAACCAGAAAATGTTCTCATCCAAAACAACGGCCACATCACCCTCACCGATTTCGACCTCTCCCGCAAACTCACCCTCAAACCCAAACCCCTTCTTACTTCGATGCCCGTGCCCAATCCCAAGCTCAAAGAACCCCGCCGAAAACACCGTCGCAACTTTTCCCGCTGGATCCCCCTCCCTCCCCTCGACGGGAACCGTAGAAAGGCCAACTCCAACGCCCTCAAGAAAGCCAAGTCCGCGCGAGTCAGCCCGGTGAGTAGACGAAAACTGAGTTTCTCCAACGGCGAGCGCTCCAACTCGTTCGTCGGCACCGAGGAGTACGTCTCGCCGGAGGTCGTCCGCGGCGACGGCCACGAGTTCGCCGTTGACTGGTGGTCCCTCGGAATACTCATCTACGAAATGCTCTACGGTAAGACGCCGTTCAAAGGCAAGAATCGTAAGGAAACGTTCCGCAACGTCCTCACCAAGGCCCCGGAGTTCGTTGGCAAGAGAACCGCGCTCACGGACCTTATCGAGAAGCTCCTGATGAAGGATCCGACGAGGCGGTTGGGCTACACGCGCGGCGCTGAGGAGATCAAGGAGCATGAGTTCTTCCGAGGGGTGAAATGGGAGCATTTAACCGAGGTTGTGCGGCCGCCGTTCATTCCGTCGAGGGACGACGGCTCCGCGGAGTCGATGGAGAAGCTTTCCGGCGGGAATTCTGGCATGGATATTAGGGATTACTTTCAGAATCTTAAATCGGTGCCGGCGTCACCGTCAGAGTCACCGTCAGCGTTCCCATCATCGCCGCGGTGGCAGTTAAAGAGAAATGTTTCTCTAACGGAATTCTAA
- the LOC106756427 gene encoding uncharacterized protein LOC106756427 isoform X1 has translation MCFVGRMKGFLFLFAALTLFGGYTVSKECTNIPTQSHSFRYELLTSKNVTWREEVMSHYHLTPTDETAWADLLPRKFLTEQNQHDWEMMYKKIKNMGVSKSPEGFLKEVALEDVKLDKDSIHGRAQQTNLEYLLMLDVDRLIWSFRKTAGLSTPGTPYGGWEGPEVELRGHFVGHYLSASALMWASTQDDSLKQKMSSVVAGLSTCQEKIGTGYLSAFPSELFDRFESVQPVWAPYYTIHKILAGLLDQHTFARNPQALKMVTWMVDYFYKRVQNVITKSTINRHYQSLNEETGGMNDVLYRLYSITGDSKHLLLAHLFDKPCFLGLLAVQANDIADFHANTHIPVVVGSQMRYEITGDPLYKEIGTFFMDLVNSSHSYATGGTSVSEFWSNPKRIADNLRTTENEESCTTYNMLKVSRHLFKWTKEVSYADYYERALTNGVLSIQRGTDPGVMIYMLPLGIGVSKAKTGHSWGTPFDSFWCCYGTGIESFSKLGDSIYFEEEGKGPSLYIIQYISSSFNWKSGKIFLNQTALPASSWDPYLRVTFALSPVESASSTLHFRLPSWTTPDGAKGVLNGESLSLPAPGSFLSITRQWSASDKLTLQLPLTVRTEAIKDDRPQYASVKAILYGPYLLAGHISGGDWDDLKIEANDADWILPIPASYNSQLVSFFQDFEKSTFVLANSNQSFAMQKLPESGTDLALKATFRLVLKESSSKFSTLADANDRSVMLEPFDLPGMNVVHQGADKPLVIEDSSKGKPSSVFVVVPGLDGRNETISFESQSDKGCYVYSGLSSSAGVKLSCKSDSDSSFNQATSFVARKGLSQYHPISFVAKGVSRKFLLQPLLSFRDERYTVYFNIQD, from the exons ATGTGTTTTGTGGG GAGGATGAAGGGTTTCTTGTTTCTGTTTGCGGCTCTTACTTTGTTTGGTGGCTATACTGTTTCTAAAGAATGTACAAACATTCCGACTCAATCTCATTCATTCAGATACGAGTTACTGACATCCAAGAATGTAACCTGGCGAGAGGAGGTGATGTCCCACTACCATTTAACTCCAACGGACGAAACTGCTTGGGCTGATTTGCTTCCGAGGAAGTTCTTGACAGAACAGAACCAACATGATTGGGAGATGAtgtataagaaaattaagaacatGGGTGTGTCGAAGTCCCCAGAAGGATTTCTTAAAGAAGTGGCTCTTGAGGATGTGAAGTTGGATAAGGATTCAATCCATGGCAGAGCACAGCAGACAAACTTGGAGTATCTCTTGATGTTAGATGTTGACAGATTGATCTGGAGTTTTAGGAAGACAGCTGGTCTATCTACTCCTGGCACCCCTTATGGAGGCTGGGAAGGTCCTGAAGTTGAGCTTCGCGGTCATTTTGTTG GGCATTACTTGAGTGCATCAGCTCTGATGTGGGCCAGCACACAGGATGATAGCCTGAAGCAGAAAATGTCATCTGTTGTTGCTGGCCTGTCTACTTGTCAGGAGAAAATAGGGACTGGATATTTATCTGCATTTCCATCTGAGTTGTTTGATCGATTTGAATCTGTTCAACCTGTTTGGGCTCCCTATTATACCATTCACAAG ATTTTGGCTGGCCTCTTGGATCAACACACATTTGCTAGAAACCCTCAAGCTCTAAAAATGGTGACATGGATGGTTGACTACTTTTACAAAAGGGTACAGAATGTAATAACTAAGTCCACTATCAATAGGCACTATCAATCGCTGAACGAGGAAACAGGAGGAATGAATGATGTACTTTACAGATTATACAGCATAACA GGAGATTCTAAACATCTATTGTTGGCTCACCTTTTTGACAAGCCGTGCTTTTTAGGGTTGCTTGCAGTGCAG GCTAATGACATAGCTGATTTTCATGCTAATACACATATCCCAGTTGTTGTTGGATCTCAAATGCGGTATGAAATCACAGGCGATCCACTTTATAAG GAAATTGGGACATTCTTTATGGACCTCGTAAACTCTTCTCACAGCTATGCAACTGGAGGGACATCAGTCAGCGAGTTTTG GAGTAACCCAAAGAGAATAGCGGACAACTTAAGAACAACAGAGAATGAAGAGTCATGCACGACTTATAACATGTTGAAG GTTTCACGCCACCTCTTTAAATGGACCAAAGAAGTCTCTTATGCAGACTATTATGAGCGTGCCTTAACAAATGGAGTGCTCAGCATTCAAAGAGGGACAGATCCTGGAGTGATGATTTACATGCTTCCACTTGGTATTGGAGTTTCCAAGGCTAAAACTGGACACAGTTGGGGAACACCGTTTGACTCTTTCTGGTGCTGCTACGGAACTG GAATTGAATCATTCTCAAAGCTGGGGGATTCTATCTATTTTGAAGAGGAAGGGAAAGGTCCTTCACTTTACATCATTCAGTACATATCAAGCTCATTTAATTGGAAATCTGGCAAAATCTTCCTCAATCAGACAGCTCTTCCAGCTTCTTCATGGGATCCTTACCTACGAGTGACATTTGCGTTATCTCCTGTTGAG AGTGCTTCGTCTACACTGCACTTTCGACTACCAAGTTGGACTACCCCAGATGGTGCCAAGGGCGTATTAAATGGTGAATCTTTGTCGCTGCCAGCTCCAG GATCTTTTTTGTCAATCACAAGACAGTGGAGTGCTAGTGATAAGCTCACCCTTCAGCTGCCCCTTACAGTAAGAACAGAGGCCATAAAAG ATGACAGGCCTCAATATGCTTCTGTTAAAGCTATTCTTTATGGCCCTTATCTTCTTGCCGGTCATATAAGTGGTGGTGATTGGGACGACCTTAAAATTGAAGCTAACGATGCAGACTGGATCCTTCCTATTCCTGCCAGTTACAATAGCCAACTAGTTTCTTTTttccaagattttgaaaaatcgACTTTTGTGTTGGCAAATTCAAACCAATCATTTGCAATGCAAAAGTTGCCTGAATCTGGCACTGATTTGGCTCTTAAGGCAACCTTTAGGCTTGTCCTGAAAGAGTCTTCCTCAAAGTTTTCAACATTAGCAGATGCTAATGATAGATCAGTGATGTTAGAACCATTTGATCTTCCTGGAATGAATGTGGTTCACCAAGGAGCAGATAAACCTCTTGTGATTGAAGATTCTTCCAAGGGCAAGCCATCTTCTGTTTTTGTTGTGGTACCAGGATTGGATGGAAGAAATGAAACCATATCTTTTGAATCACAGAGTGACAAGGGCTGCTACGTGTATAGTGGTTTGAGCTCTAGTGCAGGAGTCAAGCTCAGTTGCAAATCTGATTCTGATTCTTCATTTAACCAAGCAACAAGCTTTGTTGCTAGGAAAGGATTGAGCCAATACCATCCTATCAGTTTTGTGGCTAAAGGGGTTAGCAGGAAATTTCTTTTGCAGCCATTACTCTCCTTCAGAGATGAGCGTTATACAGTATATTTCAACATTCAagattga
- the LOC106756427 gene encoding uncharacterized protein LOC106756427 isoform X2: MKGFLFLFAALTLFGGYTVSKECTNIPTQSHSFRYELLTSKNVTWREEVMSHYHLTPTDETAWADLLPRKFLTEQNQHDWEMMYKKIKNMGVSKSPEGFLKEVALEDVKLDKDSIHGRAQQTNLEYLLMLDVDRLIWSFRKTAGLSTPGTPYGGWEGPEVELRGHFVGHYLSASALMWASTQDDSLKQKMSSVVAGLSTCQEKIGTGYLSAFPSELFDRFESVQPVWAPYYTIHKILAGLLDQHTFARNPQALKMVTWMVDYFYKRVQNVITKSTINRHYQSLNEETGGMNDVLYRLYSITGDSKHLLLAHLFDKPCFLGLLAVQANDIADFHANTHIPVVVGSQMRYEITGDPLYKEIGTFFMDLVNSSHSYATGGTSVSEFWSNPKRIADNLRTTENEESCTTYNMLKVSRHLFKWTKEVSYADYYERALTNGVLSIQRGTDPGVMIYMLPLGIGVSKAKTGHSWGTPFDSFWCCYGTGIESFSKLGDSIYFEEEGKGPSLYIIQYISSSFNWKSGKIFLNQTALPASSWDPYLRVTFALSPVESASSTLHFRLPSWTTPDGAKGVLNGESLSLPAPGSFLSITRQWSASDKLTLQLPLTVRTEAIKDDRPQYASVKAILYGPYLLAGHISGGDWDDLKIEANDADWILPIPASYNSQLVSFFQDFEKSTFVLANSNQSFAMQKLPESGTDLALKATFRLVLKESSSKFSTLADANDRSVMLEPFDLPGMNVVHQGADKPLVIEDSSKGKPSSVFVVVPGLDGRNETISFESQSDKGCYVYSGLSSSAGVKLSCKSDSDSSFNQATSFVARKGLSQYHPISFVAKGVSRKFLLQPLLSFRDERYTVYFNIQD, translated from the exons ATGAAGGGTTTCTTGTTTCTGTTTGCGGCTCTTACTTTGTTTGGTGGCTATACTGTTTCTAAAGAATGTACAAACATTCCGACTCAATCTCATTCATTCAGATACGAGTTACTGACATCCAAGAATGTAACCTGGCGAGAGGAGGTGATGTCCCACTACCATTTAACTCCAACGGACGAAACTGCTTGGGCTGATTTGCTTCCGAGGAAGTTCTTGACAGAACAGAACCAACATGATTGGGAGATGAtgtataagaaaattaagaacatGGGTGTGTCGAAGTCCCCAGAAGGATTTCTTAAAGAAGTGGCTCTTGAGGATGTGAAGTTGGATAAGGATTCAATCCATGGCAGAGCACAGCAGACAAACTTGGAGTATCTCTTGATGTTAGATGTTGACAGATTGATCTGGAGTTTTAGGAAGACAGCTGGTCTATCTACTCCTGGCACCCCTTATGGAGGCTGGGAAGGTCCTGAAGTTGAGCTTCGCGGTCATTTTGTTG GGCATTACTTGAGTGCATCAGCTCTGATGTGGGCCAGCACACAGGATGATAGCCTGAAGCAGAAAATGTCATCTGTTGTTGCTGGCCTGTCTACTTGTCAGGAGAAAATAGGGACTGGATATTTATCTGCATTTCCATCTGAGTTGTTTGATCGATTTGAATCTGTTCAACCTGTTTGGGCTCCCTATTATACCATTCACAAG ATTTTGGCTGGCCTCTTGGATCAACACACATTTGCTAGAAACCCTCAAGCTCTAAAAATGGTGACATGGATGGTTGACTACTTTTACAAAAGGGTACAGAATGTAATAACTAAGTCCACTATCAATAGGCACTATCAATCGCTGAACGAGGAAACAGGAGGAATGAATGATGTACTTTACAGATTATACAGCATAACA GGAGATTCTAAACATCTATTGTTGGCTCACCTTTTTGACAAGCCGTGCTTTTTAGGGTTGCTTGCAGTGCAG GCTAATGACATAGCTGATTTTCATGCTAATACACATATCCCAGTTGTTGTTGGATCTCAAATGCGGTATGAAATCACAGGCGATCCACTTTATAAG GAAATTGGGACATTCTTTATGGACCTCGTAAACTCTTCTCACAGCTATGCAACTGGAGGGACATCAGTCAGCGAGTTTTG GAGTAACCCAAAGAGAATAGCGGACAACTTAAGAACAACAGAGAATGAAGAGTCATGCACGACTTATAACATGTTGAAG GTTTCACGCCACCTCTTTAAATGGACCAAAGAAGTCTCTTATGCAGACTATTATGAGCGTGCCTTAACAAATGGAGTGCTCAGCATTCAAAGAGGGACAGATCCTGGAGTGATGATTTACATGCTTCCACTTGGTATTGGAGTTTCCAAGGCTAAAACTGGACACAGTTGGGGAACACCGTTTGACTCTTTCTGGTGCTGCTACGGAACTG GAATTGAATCATTCTCAAAGCTGGGGGATTCTATCTATTTTGAAGAGGAAGGGAAAGGTCCTTCACTTTACATCATTCAGTACATATCAAGCTCATTTAATTGGAAATCTGGCAAAATCTTCCTCAATCAGACAGCTCTTCCAGCTTCTTCATGGGATCCTTACCTACGAGTGACATTTGCGTTATCTCCTGTTGAG AGTGCTTCGTCTACACTGCACTTTCGACTACCAAGTTGGACTACCCCAGATGGTGCCAAGGGCGTATTAAATGGTGAATCTTTGTCGCTGCCAGCTCCAG GATCTTTTTTGTCAATCACAAGACAGTGGAGTGCTAGTGATAAGCTCACCCTTCAGCTGCCCCTTACAGTAAGAACAGAGGCCATAAAAG ATGACAGGCCTCAATATGCTTCTGTTAAAGCTATTCTTTATGGCCCTTATCTTCTTGCCGGTCATATAAGTGGTGGTGATTGGGACGACCTTAAAATTGAAGCTAACGATGCAGACTGGATCCTTCCTATTCCTGCCAGTTACAATAGCCAACTAGTTTCTTTTttccaagattttgaaaaatcgACTTTTGTGTTGGCAAATTCAAACCAATCATTTGCAATGCAAAAGTTGCCTGAATCTGGCACTGATTTGGCTCTTAAGGCAACCTTTAGGCTTGTCCTGAAAGAGTCTTCCTCAAAGTTTTCAACATTAGCAGATGCTAATGATAGATCAGTGATGTTAGAACCATTTGATCTTCCTGGAATGAATGTGGTTCACCAAGGAGCAGATAAACCTCTTGTGATTGAAGATTCTTCCAAGGGCAAGCCATCTTCTGTTTTTGTTGTGGTACCAGGATTGGATGGAAGAAATGAAACCATATCTTTTGAATCACAGAGTGACAAGGGCTGCTACGTGTATAGTGGTTTGAGCTCTAGTGCAGGAGTCAAGCTCAGTTGCAAATCTGATTCTGATTCTTCATTTAACCAAGCAACAAGCTTTGTTGCTAGGAAAGGATTGAGCCAATACCATCCTATCAGTTTTGTGGCTAAAGGGGTTAGCAGGAAATTTCTTTTGCAGCCATTACTCTCCTTCAGAGATGAGCGTTATACAGTATATTTCAACATTCAagattga